One genomic window of Pirellulales bacterium includes the following:
- the rbfA gene encoding 30S ribosome-binding factor RbfA, translating to MTTRRLLKAAEAIRQVVGMAILAEMRDPRVRDVTITRVIVSPDMREAKVYVSVMGDTAKQNLCLHGLQSARGFLQAKLAERIETRYTPRLQFILDMGVKHSLEIARILHEVLPPKPSEQSGEAPPAPEYSPDQAVVDQAVVDQAVAGEHAGAAHDDSDDELDDLDLDESDSENIDPEQGDSHGSGSHE from the coding sequence ATGACAACACGTCGATTACTAAAGGCTGCCGAGGCGATTCGCCAGGTCGTCGGAATGGCGATTCTCGCCGAGATGCGCGATCCGCGCGTCCGCGATGTGACGATCACCCGAGTCATTGTCAGCCCCGATATGCGCGAGGCAAAGGTGTATGTGTCGGTCATGGGCGACACGGCGAAGCAGAACTTGTGCTTGCACGGATTGCAGAGCGCCCGAGGATTCCTGCAAGCGAAACTGGCCGAGCGCATTGAAACTCGCTATACTCCGCGGCTTCAATTTATTTTGGACATGGGGGTAAAGCATTCGCTGGAGATCGCGAGGATTCTCCACGAAGTGTTGCCGCCGAAGCCGTCCGAGCAATCGGGCGAAGCGCCGCCGGCCCCGGAATATTCCCCAGACCAAGCAGTGGTTGACCAAGCAGTGGTTGACCAAGCAGTGGCCGGCGAGCATGCCGGCGCCGCGCACGACGATAGCGACGACGAGCTCGACGATTTGGATCTGGACGAAAGCGATTCTGAGAATATCGATCCCGAGCAGGGCGATTCGCACGGCAGCGGCAGCCACGAATAA